Proteins encoded in a region of the Acidobacteriota bacterium genome:
- a CDS encoding DUF1343 domain-containing protein, with translation MATVILGSDTLFDRSLLRGRTIGLVCNPASIDARLQHVISRAEGAGVRVGAVFGPQHGFRSDLQENMIESPHGDDPTRGVRVYSLYSETRTPTADMLAGLDALVIDLQDVGTRIYTYIYTMANCLTAAARHGVPVVVCDRPNPIGGTQIEGPMLMPGFESFVGQYPIPMRHGMTIGELARLFNDHFSIGAKLEVVAMQGWSRAQYFDSTGLPWVLPSPNIPTLDTAIVYPGTVLFEGTNVSEGRGTTKPFELCGAPWVAPEPFCEALNARGLPGVTFRPHAFEPAFHKHAKVLCGGCQIHVTDRATFRAVETGVALIEAFRDAGPDQFAWREPPYEYEYTIPPIDILYGSAGLREGLEAGRTTNDLVHPWADEVAEFMNLRERFLLYP, from the coding sequence ATGGCCACGGTGATTCTCGGTTCCGATACCCTCTTTGACCGGTCGCTCCTGCGGGGCAGGACGATCGGACTCGTCTGCAATCCGGCTTCGATCGATGCCAGGCTGCAGCACGTCATCAGCCGCGCGGAAGGTGCGGGCGTCCGCGTGGGCGCGGTGTTCGGTCCGCAGCACGGTTTCCGCTCAGACCTCCAGGAGAACATGATCGAATCGCCGCATGGCGACGACCCCACGCGTGGCGTGAGGGTCTATTCGCTGTACAGCGAGACCCGCACCCCCACGGCCGACATGCTCGCCGGTCTGGACGCGCTGGTCATCGATCTCCAGGATGTCGGCACGCGCATCTACACCTACATCTACACCATGGCCAACTGCCTGACCGCCGCGGCCCGGCACGGAGTGCCGGTCGTGGTGTGCGACCGGCCCAATCCCATCGGTGGCACACAAATCGAGGGACCGATGTTGATGCCGGGGTTTGAATCGTTTGTCGGGCAGTATCCGATCCCGATGCGCCACGGCATGACGATTGGCGAGCTGGCCCGCTTGTTCAACGACCATTTTTCGATCGGCGCCAAGCTCGAAGTCGTGGCGATGCAGGGCTGGTCGCGTGCGCAGTACTTCGACTCGACGGGCCTGCCCTGGGTGTTGCCTTCCCCCAACATCCCCACGCTCGACACCGCCATCGTCTATCCGGGAACGGTGCTGTTTGAGGGCACCAACGTGTCGGAAGGGCGCGGCACCACGAAGCCGTTTGAACTGTGTGGTGCGCCGTGGGTGGCGCCTGAACCATTCTGCGAGGCGCTCAATGCACGGGGATTGCCTGGCGTCACGTTCCGTCCGCACGCCTTCGAACCGGCGTTCCACAAACATGCGAAGGTCTTGTGCGGAGGCTGCCAGATCCATGTGACGGATCGTGCGACCTTCCGGGCGGTGGAAACGGGCGTGGCCTTGATCGAAGCGTTCCGCGATGCCGGGCCGGATCAATTCGCCTGGCGCGAACCGCCCTACGAGTACGAATACACCATCCCGCCGATCGACATTCTCTACGGGTCCGCGGGGCTGCGCGAAGGACTGGAAGCGGGCCGTACAACGAACGACCTCGTCCACCCGTGGGCAGACGAGGTCGCTGAGTTCATGAATCTTCGAGAGCGCTTCCTGTTGTATCCCTAG
- a CDS encoding M56 family metallopeptidase, whose protein sequence is MTFLVRCLVLALAAFGVAALVTSVVIAVTWWRRTPAGSAAVRADALLRLRLIPSGAAALAGLFALIGLWRFESRDVDEVLGWTVLASAATGAWLMSVFLTRLWRMRLETRRLLSSWLADATALSLPGVTVPAFRIDSGFPVVAVVGIFRPILVVDGTVLDGCSEDELAAILAHEQGHLRRWDNLRRALFAAAPDPLSHTPAGIRLRDDWRVATEEAADDVAAERGENARVHLASALLRVARLAPRAAQQPSGAFHGAQLPASALYRGESVEGRVRRLIDAAPAAAGRASRGLGLGLTAAMVTIALAFQQDIHDLMEVVIAILP, encoded by the coding sequence ATGACATTTCTTGTGCGATGCCTCGTGCTGGCGCTCGCCGCGTTCGGTGTGGCCGCCCTCGTGACATCGGTGGTCATCGCCGTCACGTGGTGGCGGAGGACGCCGGCCGGGTCTGCGGCGGTTCGCGCGGACGCCCTGCTGCGGCTGCGCCTCATTCCTTCAGGCGCAGCCGCGCTCGCGGGCCTGTTTGCGCTCATCGGCCTGTGGCGTTTTGAATCGCGTGATGTGGACGAGGTCCTCGGCTGGACGGTCCTCGCGAGTGCGGCCACCGGCGCCTGGCTCATGTCGGTATTCCTGACCCGACTGTGGCGCATGCGGCTCGAGACGCGCCGACTCCTGTCATCCTGGCTCGCAGACGCCACCGCGCTCTCGCTGCCTGGTGTGACGGTGCCGGCTTTCCGCATTGATTCCGGCTTCCCGGTGGTGGCAGTCGTCGGCATCTTCCGCCCCATACTCGTTGTGGACGGCACCGTGCTCGATGGGTGTAGTGAGGACGAACTCGCGGCCATCCTCGCACACGAACAAGGGCACCTGCGCCGTTGGGACAACCTGCGCCGCGCCCTCTTTGCGGCAGCGCCCGATCCGCTGTCGCACACCCCGGCAGGTATCCGGTTGCGTGACGACTGGCGCGTGGCAACCGAAGAAGCGGCCGACGATGTGGCTGCCGAGCGCGGAGAGAATGCCCGGGTCCACCTGGCGAGCGCGCTGCTTCGTGTGGCTCGCCTCGCTCCACGGGCCGCCCAGCAGCCTTCCGGAGCCTTCCACGGCGCACAACTACCCGCAAGCGCACTGTATCGCGGTGAGAGCGTCGAGGGCCGTGTCCGGCGGCTGATTGACGCGGCTCCGGCTGCTGCGGGCCGCGCGAGCCGCGGCCTGGGCCTTGGCCTCACTGCGGCGATGGTCACGATCGCTCTCGCCTTCCAACAGGACATTCACGACCTGATGGAAGTGGTGATCGCGATTCTTCCGTAG
- a CDS encoding cytochrome c3 family protein: protein MTTRALPFIGLLTWLAALGMVPMAASRPPSPPRAANLAAMQAPAAAAVQAPSNDDCLLCHGEADAKAENGRSIAVDASRFGGSIHGALGLTCTACHTDLASTELPHAATLAKVSCATCHEDAVVKFTASIHSTARRQGANTSAATCVDCHTSHDIRAASDPESRTYPLNLPATCSACHGNPAIIAKGHIAIGNVGDLFKDSIHGRAISRSGLLVSANCTSCHGAHDILPKSDPASKVFRANIPQVCAACHGGIQAQFERGSHGTALAAGKTTAPVCTDCHSAHAIQRIDAGSWKLDTIKECGTCHLDKIRTYRDTFHGQVTSLGFVRVAKCSDCHGAHEVHPKSDARSMVAPGRVLSTCQTCHAGATASFAEYDPHADKDDPARNPELYYASRFMHWLLIGVFGFFGLHAVLWLPRSMAERRRRSRPAPPEETAPE, encoded by the coding sequence ATGACGACCCGTGCGCTCCCCTTTATTGGCTTGCTGACCTGGCTGGCGGCCCTCGGCATGGTGCCGATGGCAGCCTCTCGCCCGCCCTCACCTCCCAGGGCGGCGAACCTGGCGGCAATGCAGGCACCGGCTGCGGCAGCCGTTCAGGCACCGTCGAACGACGACTGTCTGTTGTGCCATGGCGAGGCGGACGCCAAGGCGGAGAATGGCCGGTCAATCGCCGTGGATGCGTCGCGATTTGGTGGGTCGATTCACGGGGCGCTGGGCCTGACCTGCACCGCGTGCCATACGGATTTGGCGAGCACGGAATTGCCGCATGCCGCCACCCTGGCCAAGGTCAGCTGCGCCACCTGCCACGAAGACGCCGTTGTGAAGTTCACGGCCAGCATCCACTCCACCGCCCGGCGGCAGGGCGCCAATACGTCGGCCGCCACGTGCGTGGACTGCCACACCTCACACGACATTCGCGCGGCCAGCGACCCGGAGTCACGCACCTACCCGCTGAACCTGCCGGCCACGTGCAGCGCCTGCCACGGTAACCCCGCCATCATCGCCAAAGGGCACATTGCGATTGGCAACGTCGGCGATCTGTTCAAGGACAGCATTCACGGGCGGGCGATCAGCCGCAGCGGCCTGCTGGTGTCGGCGAACTGCACCTCGTGCCACGGCGCCCACGACATCCTGCCCAAGAGCGATCCGGCGAGCAAGGTGTTCCGCGCGAACATCCCGCAAGTCTGCGCCGCGTGCCACGGTGGCATTCAGGCGCAGTTTGAGCGCGGGTCACACGGCACCGCGCTCGCCGCCGGCAAGACGACGGCGCCGGTGTGCACGGACTGCCACTCGGCCCACGCCATTCAGCGCATCGATGCCGGATCCTGGAAGCTCGACACGATCAAAGAGTGCGGCACCTGCCATCTCGACAAGATCAGGACTTACAGGGACACGTTCCACGGCCAGGTGACGTCACTGGGCTTTGTGCGCGTGGCCAAGTGCTCGGATTGCCACGGCGCGCACGAAGTGCATCCGAAGTCTGATGCGCGCTCGATGGTCGCCCCTGGCCGCGTGCTGTCCACGTGCCAGACGTGTCACGCCGGCGCCACCGCGAGCTTCGCCGAATACGATCCGCACGCCGACAAGGACGACCCTGCCCGAAACCCGGAACTGTACTACGCATCGCGGTTCATGCACTGGCTGCTCATCGGCGTGTTCGGGTTCTTCGGCCTGCACGCCGTGCTCTGGCTGCCGCGCAGCATGGCCGAGCGCCGGCGCCGATCGCGGCCGGCCCCGCCCGAGGAGACCGCGCCTGAATGA
- a CDS encoding BlaI/MecI/CopY family transcriptional regulator gives MVNKTSTLLGPLEWRVLDALWARGAAATVRDLQPEFSDIAYTTLMTTLDRLHRKRVLARTKEGRAFVYEPVHGRAAFDSRRATQALLAAVERGGPSATPVLSCFVEALGDHDEALLSELETLVRARRAHRENAE, from the coding sequence ATGGTTAACAAGACCTCCACCCTGCTGGGGCCGTTGGAATGGCGTGTGCTCGACGCCCTGTGGGCCCGGGGCGCCGCCGCCACCGTGCGCGACCTCCAGCCTGAGTTTTCCGACATCGCGTACACCACGCTCATGACCACCCTGGACCGCCTGCACCGCAAGCGGGTGCTCGCGCGCACCAAAGAAGGTCGCGCCTTCGTCTACGAGCCGGTACACGGCCGGGCCGCGTTCGACTCACGCCGGGCCACACAGGCCCTGCTGGCGGCCGTTGAACGTGGTGGACCATCGGCCACGCCGGTCCTGTCGTGCTTTGTCGAGGCGCTCGGCGACCACGACGAGGCGTTGCTCAGTGAGTTGGAGACATTGGTTCGCGCGCGCCGCGCGCATCGCGAGAACGCTGAATGA
- a CDS encoding NapC/NirT family cytochrome c → MKKLPFLRHPISYSGALLALFSATLFLIFFVADSVGWHSNPYMGMVFVIILPMAFIAGLVLIPIGVWRQHRRVAAGKGELMWPTLNLNSPRHRKVTAIVMVLTLMNVVIVSLAAYSGLHYMDSTEFCGTVCHEVMEPQHVAFQNSAHARVGCVQCHIGPGASWFVQSKLSGTRQIVAVTLNTFSRPIPQPVRNLRPARETCEACHWPEKFHGDKVVTRREYASDEANTMSETTLQLHVGGGSDQLRKATGIHWHTSASSTIEYIATDEKRDVIPWVRVSYKDGTVREYVAEGTPADALAAGERRRFDCVDCHNRAGHPFANTPERAVDAALSAGEMPLDLPFARRESVAALTATYDSKEAALDAIAVALRGFYRTEVSAAYMGRRQDVERVVNATQELYRRNVFPTMKVGFGKYSNNIGHMDFPGCFRCHDDNHKAADGRVISQSCDLCHEIR, encoded by the coding sequence ATGAAAAAACTTCCATTTCTCCGTCACCCCATTTCCTACTCGGGCGCGCTGCTGGCGCTGTTCAGCGCCACGCTGTTTCTGATTTTTTTCGTCGCCGATTCGGTGGGCTGGCACTCCAACCCCTACATGGGAATGGTGTTCGTCATCATCCTGCCGATGGCGTTCATCGCGGGACTCGTGCTGATTCCGATCGGCGTGTGGCGGCAGCATCGACGGGTGGCTGCCGGCAAAGGCGAGTTGATGTGGCCGACGCTCAACCTCAACTCTCCACGGCACCGGAAAGTGACCGCCATCGTGATGGTGCTCACCCTCATGAACGTGGTGATCGTGTCGCTCGCGGCGTATTCCGGATTGCACTACATGGACTCGACCGAGTTCTGCGGCACGGTCTGCCACGAAGTGATGGAGCCGCAGCATGTGGCCTTCCAGAACAGCGCCCATGCGCGTGTGGGATGCGTGCAGTGCCACATCGGGCCTGGCGCGTCCTGGTTCGTGCAGTCGAAGTTGTCGGGCACGCGCCAGATCGTGGCGGTGACGCTCAACACGTTCTCGAGGCCCATCCCGCAACCGGTGCGCAACCTGCGCCCGGCGCGCGAAACGTGTGAGGCGTGCCACTGGCCGGAAAAATTCCACGGCGACAAAGTGGTGACGCGCCGGGAGTATGCCAGCGACGAAGCGAATACCATGAGCGAAACCACACTGCAGCTGCATGTCGGTGGCGGCAGCGACCAGTTGCGCAAGGCGACGGGCATTCACTGGCACACCAGCGCGTCGAGCACGATCGAATACATCGCGACGGATGAAAAACGTGACGTGATTCCCTGGGTGCGCGTGAGCTACAAGGATGGCACGGTACGCGAGTACGTCGCGGAAGGCACGCCCGCCGATGCGCTGGCCGCCGGGGAACGTCGGCGGTTTGACTGTGTGGACTGCCACAACCGCGCGGGCCACCCCTTCGCGAACACGCCTGAACGTGCGGTCGACGCGGCCCTCTCGGCGGGAGAAATGCCGCTGGACCTGCCGTTTGCGCGTCGCGAGTCGGTGGCGGCGCTCACAGCGACCTACGATTCAAAGGAAGCCGCCCTGGACGCCATCGCCGTCGCACTGCGCGGCTTCTATCGGACGGAGGTTTCAGCCGCCTACATGGGGCGCAGGCAGGATGTGGAGCGGGTGGTCAACGCGACGCAGGAACTCTATCGGCGCAACGTGTTCCCGACTATGAAGGTGGGCTTCGGCAAGTACTCCAACAACATCGGCCACATGGACTTCCCCGGGTGTTTCAGGTGCCATGACGACAACCACAAAGCCGCCGACGGCCGCGTGATCAGCCAGTCATGCGACCTCTGCCACGAGATTAGATAA
- the fdhD gene encoding formate dehydrogenase accessory sulfurtransferase FdhD, whose protein sequence is MARVEAPVTRPVAIRAVTRYGAGRLTHDQDLVAVEAPIALRLHAHTGIERDLGLLMRTPGHDEDLAAGVLAAEGVVARAGDLVAIEVHDDDARESGAADRTDVIHVWVGPGADVNAISDRVGTATSACGLCGRLSMRQIDRLGAPLAAETPRLSADLLVSLPGRLREAQHAFAQTGGLHAAAVFTADGALVDVREDVGRHNAVDKVVGALLRRDGLPARDLILAVSGRVAYEIVQKAAMAGLPMIVAVGAPTDLAVDAARACGITVLGFVRDGRFNVYTHGQRVS, encoded by the coding sequence GTGGCTCGCGTGGAGGCGCCAGTGACGCGACCGGTGGCCATTCGCGCCGTGACGCGGTACGGCGCGGGCCGGCTGACGCACGATCAGGATCTGGTGGCGGTGGAAGCGCCGATTGCGTTACGCCTGCACGCGCACACCGGCATCGAACGCGACCTAGGCCTCCTCATGCGCACACCGGGGCATGACGAGGATCTGGCGGCGGGCGTGCTCGCGGCCGAAGGCGTCGTCGCACGTGCCGGCGACCTCGTGGCGATCGAGGTGCACGACGATGACGCGCGCGAGAGTGGCGCCGCTGATCGGACGGACGTGATTCACGTCTGGGTGGGCCCCGGGGCGGACGTCAATGCCATCAGTGATCGCGTAGGCACGGCGACCAGCGCGTGTGGGCTGTGCGGCCGGCTGTCGATGCGACAGATCGACCGCCTGGGCGCGCCACTGGCAGCAGAGACGCCGCGCCTCAGCGCCGATCTCCTTGTGTCATTGCCCGGCCGGCTTCGCGAGGCCCAACACGCGTTCGCCCAGACGGGTGGGCTGCATGCGGCCGCCGTCTTCACCGCCGATGGCGCTTTGGTGGACGTGCGCGAGGATGTGGGCCGCCACAACGCGGTGGACAAAGTGGTGGGCGCGCTGCTTCGCCGTGACGGTCTGCCGGCCCGCGACCTGATCCTCGCCGTGAGCGGCCGGGTGGCGTACGAAATCGTCCAAAAGGCCGCCATGGCGGGGCTGCCGATGATCGTGGCCGTCGGGGCGCCAACGGACCTGGCGGTGGACGCGGCGCGTGCGTGCGGCATCACCGTCCTCGGATTCGTCCGCGACGGGCGATTCAACGTGTACACACACGGCCAACGGGTATCATGA
- a CDS encoding cytochrome c yields MKKFVAGLTGMLLVSGMSLAAAGTPGGQDAAKIEAGKKVYDANKCMTCHAIDGKGMKKYPLDGVGTKLTADDIKKWIVTPAEMEAKQAVKQPLKMKAFKLAPADLDALVAYMGSLKKK; encoded by the coding sequence ATGAAGAAGTTCGTAGCTGGATTGACGGGAATGTTACTGGTCTCGGGTATGTCATTGGCGGCAGCCGGAACACCTGGCGGGCAGGACGCGGCCAAAATTGAGGCGGGCAAGAAGGTGTACGACGCCAACAAGTGCATGACCTGCCACGCGATCGACGGCAAGGGGATGAAGAAGTATCCGCTGGATGGCGTTGGCACGAAGCTCACGGCCGACGACATCAAGAAGTGGATCGTCACCCCGGCAGAGATGGAAGCCAAACAGGCCGTCAAGCAGCCGCTCAAGATGAAGGCGTTCAAGCTGGCGCCCGCAGATCTGGACGCGCTCGTCGCCTACATGGGATCGCTCAAGAAGAAGTGA
- a CDS encoding TonB-dependent receptor, with product MRIFRVMAVVAVALLTIVSSAFALEGRLVDKRTGTPVAGAEVMIVGLTGSVKTDGDGRFSWKPDPVAPFELLVLMPNGTLTRPARVTSLDAAAVLTILIEPVVNEEVTVTAGLAPSIDAAPGAGMTLLSGRDVALRQPGNLTQALENVPGVNQVSEGQAGVPAVRGLARGRTLILIDGARVTSERRVGPSATFLDPFGISSVDVARGPGSVAYGSDAFGGVISVQTPRPTIGGPWRGRLTGTFGTGVPDRRGGVEIQKGYATGAFILQAHARKVEDYDGPTAAVLNSGYEDRGVLARVDQQVGHGLLSLGWQSDFGRNIERPRNNSAATRFYYPFENSHRATASYEIAGVAGLDLVRVQGFFGTVAQRTDQDRNPTPTVTRRIERADIKSKDFSLRAIAEKFLSRARLEFGADINGRTGLEAHDVQINFNLAGGEISRTDNLSTESARRIDTGLFVQADVSLAARLRATGGARVDFVSSKNTGGYFGDTSISHQAMSGFGAITLGPFEGLSFTAQISRGFRDPTLSDRFYRGPSGRGFITGNPDLAPETSVQLDFGARYTTGRLRLAAYVYQYRITDLVERYTTATDFFFFRNRGKAQYRGVEVEAQADLGRGVTLELSGQTARGRALEEASNTLWLDDVAPNMAAVVLRKRVLDKGSAHIRVAAFSDDERPGVSEVRAPGYTLLDAGASWTLSPHLEVRANGRNLLNRSYFASPDPRWVFAPGRSVSATIVIGY from the coding sequence ATGCGTATCTTCAGGGTTATGGCGGTCGTCGCCGTCGCCCTTTTGACCATCGTCTCCAGTGCGTTCGCCCTCGAGGGACGCCTTGTGGACAAACGGACCGGCACGCCGGTGGCCGGCGCCGAAGTGATGATTGTGGGCCTGACCGGATCCGTGAAGACGGACGGCGACGGGCGATTTTCCTGGAAGCCCGATCCTGTCGCGCCGTTCGAGCTGCTGGTGCTCATGCCGAACGGCACGTTGACGCGTCCGGCCCGCGTGACGAGCCTTGATGCGGCGGCGGTGCTCACGATCCTGATTGAGCCCGTGGTGAATGAAGAAGTCACCGTGACCGCCGGCCTGGCGCCGAGTATTGATGCGGCGCCTGGCGCCGGCATGACGCTGCTCTCCGGACGCGACGTGGCGCTGCGCCAGCCGGGCAACCTCACGCAGGCGCTCGAGAACGTGCCAGGCGTGAATCAGGTCTCTGAAGGACAGGCCGGCGTGCCGGCCGTGCGCGGACTGGCGCGCGGGCGCACACTCATCCTGATCGACGGCGCCAGGGTCACCTCCGAGCGCCGCGTGGGCCCGAGCGCCACGTTCCTGGATCCGTTTGGCATCAGTTCAGTCGATGTGGCTCGCGGCCCCGGGTCAGTGGCGTACGGTTCGGATGCCTTCGGCGGCGTCATCTCGGTGCAGACCCCTCGACCGACCATTGGCGGCCCTTGGCGCGGCAGACTGACCGGAACGTTTGGCACGGGCGTGCCCGATCGCCGTGGCGGTGTCGAAATTCAAAAGGGCTACGCGACGGGCGCGTTCATCCTGCAGGCGCACGCACGGAAGGTGGAGGACTACGACGGGCCCACCGCCGCCGTCCTCAATTCCGGCTACGAAGATCGGGGGGTTCTGGCGCGGGTGGATCAGCAGGTGGGCCACGGCCTGTTGTCGCTCGGCTGGCAGAGTGACTTCGGCCGTAACATCGAGCGCCCCCGCAACAACTCGGCGGCCACGCGGTTCTACTACCCCTTCGAAAATTCTCACCGTGCGACGGCGTCTTACGAAATCGCGGGCGTGGCCGGGCTCGACCTCGTCCGGGTGCAGGGCTTTTTCGGCACTGTCGCGCAGCGCACCGACCAGGATCGGAATCCAACGCCAACCGTGACGCGCCGGATCGAACGTGCCGACATCAAGTCGAAGGATTTTTCCCTGCGGGCGATCGCCGAGAAATTCCTGAGCCGCGCCCGCCTCGAGTTCGGCGCCGACATCAATGGCCGCACCGGCCTGGAAGCGCACGACGTCCAGATCAACTTCAACCTCGCGGGCGGCGAAATATCGCGCACGGACAATCTCTCGACCGAGTCAGCGCGGCGCATCGACACCGGGCTCTTCGTTCAGGCCGACGTCTCGCTGGCCGCTCGGCTCCGGGCCACCGGAGGCGCGCGCGTGGACTTTGTGTCGTCGAAGAACACCGGCGGCTACTTTGGTGACACTTCGATCTCACACCAGGCCATGTCGGGATTCGGCGCGATCACGCTCGGACCGTTTGAGGGGCTGTCTTTCACCGCGCAGATTTCGCGTGGCTTCCGCGACCCCACATTGTCGGACCGCTTCTATCGGGGTCCGTCAGGACGCGGCTTCATTACCGGCAACCCGGACCTCGCCCCGGAAACCAGCGTGCAACTGGACTTCGGCGCCAGGTACACGACCGGCCGCCTTCGCCTGGCCGCCTACGTGTATCAATACCGGATTACCGATTTGGTTGAGCGCTACACGACGGCCACTGACTTCTTCTTCTTCCGCAATCGCGGCAAGGCCCAGTACCGCGGTGTCGAGGTTGAGGCGCAGGCCGACCTCGGTCGTGGCGTCACCCTTGAACTGAGTGGTCAGACCGCGCGCGGACGAGCGCTGGAAGAAGCGAGCAACACGCTGTGGCTCGATGACGTGGCGCCGAACATGGCGGCGGTCGTTCTGCGCAAGCGTGTGTTGGACAAGGGCTCCGCCCACATTCGAGTGGCCGCCTTCAGCGACGACGAGCGGCCCGGGGTGAGCGAAGTCCGTGCGCCTGGTTACACGCTCCTCGATGCGGGCGCGAGTTGGACGCTGTCGCCGCACCTCGAAGTGCGCGCCAACGGCAGGAACCTGCTCAACAGGTCGTACTTCGCCAGCCCCGATCCGCGATGGGTCTTCGCACCCGGCCGGAGCGTCTCGGCGACAATCGTCATCGGGTACTGA